One region of Streptomyces rishiriensis genomic DNA includes:
- the gyrA gene encoding DNA gyrase subunit A produces the protein MTDENTPVTPEEGGDVVMRIEPVGLETEMQRSYLDYAMSVIVSRALPDVRDGLKPVHRRVLYAMYDGGYRPEKGFYKCARVVGDVMGNYHPHGDSSIYDALVRLAQPWSMRMPLVDSNGNFGSPGNDPAAAMRYTECKMMPLSMEMVRDIDEETVDFTDNYDGRSQEPTVLPARFPNLLINGSAGIAVGMATNIPPHNLREVASGAQWYLENPEASHEELLDALIERIKGPDFPTGALVVGRKGIEEAYRTGRGSITMRAVVAVEEIQNRQCLVVTELPYQTNPDNLAQKIADLVKDGKVGGIADVRDETSSRTGQRLVIVLKRDAVAKVVLNNLYKHTDLQSNFGANMLALVDGVPRTLSLDAFIRHWVTHQIEVVVRRTRFRLRKAEERAHILRGLLKALDAIDEVIALIRRSDTVDIARTGLMQLLEIDEIQANAILEMQLRRLAALERQKIIQEHDELQAKITEYNAILASPVRQRGIVSEELAAIVEKYGDDRKTMLVPYDGDMSIEDLIAEEDIVVTISRGGYVKRTKTDDYRSQKRGGKGVRGAKLKEDDIVDHFFVSTTHHWLLFFTNKGRVYRAKAYELPDAGRDARGQHVANLLAFQPDEAIAEILAIRDYEAAPYLVLATKGGLVKKTPLKDYDSPRAGGVIAINLRETEDGSDDELIGAELVSADDDLLLISKKAQSIRFTATDESLRPMGRATSGVKGMSFREGDQLLSMNVVRPGTFVFTATDGGYAKRTAVDEYRVQGRGGLGIKAAKIVEDRGSLVGALVVEETDEILAITLSGGVIRTRVNEVRETGRDTMGVQLINLGKRDAVVGIARNAEAGREAEEVDGVVAVDDTAEAATTTGTDEGESPSSE, from the coding sequence ATGACCGACGAGAACACTCCCGTCACCCCTGAAGAGGGCGGCGACGTCGTGATGCGCATCGAGCCCGTCGGGCTCGAGACGGAGATGCAGCGCTCGTACCTCGACTACGCCATGTCCGTCATCGTCTCCCGCGCGCTGCCGGACGTCCGGGACGGCCTCAAGCCCGTCCACCGCCGCGTCCTGTACGCCATGTACGACGGCGGCTACCGGCCCGAGAAGGGCTTCTACAAGTGTGCCCGCGTCGTCGGCGACGTCATGGGCAACTACCACCCGCACGGCGACTCCTCGATCTACGACGCGCTGGTCCGCCTCGCGCAGCCGTGGTCGATGCGGATGCCGCTGGTCGACTCCAACGGCAACTTCGGTTCTCCCGGCAACGACCCGGCGGCCGCCATGCGGTACACCGAGTGCAAGATGATGCCGCTGTCCATGGAGATGGTCCGCGACATCGACGAGGAGACCGTCGACTTCACGGACAACTACGACGGCCGCTCCCAGGAGCCGACCGTCCTGCCGGCCCGTTTCCCGAACCTGCTGATCAACGGTTCGGCCGGTATCGCGGTCGGCATGGCGACCAACATCCCGCCGCACAACCTGCGCGAGGTCGCGTCCGGCGCCCAGTGGTACCTGGAGAACCCGGAGGCCTCGCACGAGGAGCTCCTGGACGCCCTCATCGAGCGCATCAAGGGCCCCGACTTCCCGACCGGGGCACTCGTCGTCGGCCGCAAGGGCATCGAGGAGGCGTACCGCACGGGCCGTGGCTCCATCACGATGCGCGCAGTCGTCGCGGTCGAGGAGATCCAGAACCGCCAGTGCCTGGTGGTCACGGAGCTGCCGTACCAGACCAACCCCGACAACCTCGCGCAGAAGATCGCCGACCTGGTGAAGGACGGCAAGGTCGGCGGCATCGCGGACGTCCGTGACGAGACGTCGTCCCGGACGGGCCAGCGCCTGGTCATCGTCCTCAAGCGGGACGCGGTCGCCAAGGTCGTCCTCAACAACCTGTACAAGCACACGGACCTCCAGTCGAACTTCGGCGCCAACATGCTGGCCCTGGTCGACGGGGTGCCGCGCACGCTCTCGCTGGACGCGTTCATCCGCCACTGGGTGACGCACCAGATCGAGGTCGTCGTCCGCCGTACGCGCTTCCGGCTGCGCAAGGCCGAGGAGCGGGCGCACATCCTGCGCGGCCTGCTGAAGGCCCTGGACGCCATCGACGAGGTCATCGCGCTGATCCGGCGCAGCGACACCGTCGACATCGCGCGCACGGGCCTGATGCAGCTCCTGGAGATCGACGAGATCCAGGCCAACGCCATCCTCGAGATGCAGCTGCGCCGACTGGCCGCCCTGGAGCGCCAGAAGATCATCCAGGAGCACGACGAACTCCAGGCGAAGATCACCGAGTACAACGCGATCCTGGCCTCGCCGGTCCGCCAGCGCGGCATCGTGAGCGAGGAACTGGCCGCGATCGTCGAGAAGTACGGCGACGACCGCAAGACGATGCTGGTGCCCTACGACGGTGACATGTCCATCGAGGACCTGATCGCCGAGGAGGACATCGTCGTCACCATCTCGCGCGGTGGCTACGTCAAGCGCACGAAGACGGACGACTACCGCTCCCAGAAGCGCGGCGGCAAGGGCGTGCGCGGGGCGAAGCTCAAGGAAGACGACATCGTCGACCACTTCTTCGTCTCCACCACGCACCACTGGCTGCTGTTCTTCACCAACAAGGGCCGGGTGTACCGGGCGAAGGCGTACGAGCTGCCCGACGCCGGCCGGGACGCGCGTGGACAGCACGTCGCCAACCTGCTGGCCTTCCAGCCGGACGAGGCGATCGCCGAGATTCTCGCGATCCGCGACTACGAGGCGGCGCCCTACCTGGTGCTGGCCACCAAGGGCGGCCTGGTCAAGAAGACGCCTCTGAAGGATTACGATTCGCCGCGTGCCGGTGGTGTCATCGCGATCAACCTCCGTGAGACGGAGGACGGTTCCGACGACGAACTGATCGGAGCCGAACTCGTCTCGGCCGACGACGATCTGCTTCTGATCAGCAAGAAGGCGCAGTCGATCCGGTTCACCGCCACGGACGAATCCCTGCGGCCCATGGGCCGCGCGACCTCGGGTGTCAAGGGCATGAGCTTCCGTGAGGGAGACCAGCTGCTCTCGATGAATGTTGTTCGACCCGGTACGTTCGTGTTCACTGCCACAGACGGCGGGTACGCGAAGCGGACCGCCGTCGACGAGTACCGCGTCCAGGGTCGCGGCGGCCTGGGTATCAAGGCTGCCAAGATCGTCGAGGACCGCGGTTCGCTCGTCGGCGCGCTGGTGGTCGAGGAGACCGACGAGATCCTCGCCATCACGCTGTCCGGCGGTGTGATTCGTACGCGAGTCAACGAGGTCAGGGAGACGGGCCGTGACACCATGGGCGTTCAACTGATCAACCTGGGCAAGCGCGATGCCGTCGTCGGTATCGCACGTAACGCCGAGGCGGGGCGCGAGGCGGAGGAGGTCGACGGCGTGGTCGCCGTGGACGACACCGCCGAGGCAGCCACGACCACCGGCACGGACGAGGGTGAGTCGCCCTCGTCCGAGTAG
- a CDS encoding DUF3566 domain-containing protein yields MSGATGAGTSAGTGKNGGGRGSAASAGDARTTDARGAGGADGRAADTHTTQLKAIKPAAVDSPTPSTDTQGSKGSQGGTVTDTRGTQAQQEASPLPGERQPQQPAGPYHPPQAYPTQTPAAPAAAGAVRRPRTGARTTPRVRKARLRVAKADPWSVMKVSFLLSIALGICTIVAAAVLWMVMDAMGVFSTVGGTVSEATGSNESNGFDLQSFLSLSHVLMFTAIIAVIDVVLATALATLGAFIYNLSAGFVGGVELTLAEDE; encoded by the coding sequence GTGAGCGGAGCCACGGGCGCCGGTACGTCTGCCGGTACGGGAAAGAACGGCGGCGGCCGTGGCTCCGCCGCGTCGGCGGGGGACGCGCGTACGACCGACGCGCGGGGCGCCGGGGGTGCCGACGGGCGTGCGGCGGACACCCACACGACCCAGTTGAAGGCCATCAAGCCCGCTGCGGTCGACTCGCCCACACCCTCGACCGACACGCAAGGATCGAAGGGATCCCAGGGGGGAACCGTGACGGACACCAGAGGCACGCAGGCCCAGCAGGAGGCGTCGCCGCTCCCCGGTGAGCGGCAGCCGCAGCAGCCCGCCGGGCCCTACCACCCGCCGCAGGCCTACCCGACGCAGACGCCGGCGGCGCCGGCCGCGGCAGGCGCCGTACGGCGTCCGCGAACCGGCGCCCGCACCACGCCCCGGGTGCGCAAGGCACGCCTGCGCGTGGCGAAGGCCGACCCCTGGTCGGTGATGAAGGTCAGCTTCCTGCTCTCCATCGCCCTGGGCATCTGCACGATCGTCGCGGCCGCCGTGCTGTGGATGGTCATGGACGCGATGGGCGTGTTCTCCACGGTCGGCGGCACGGTCTCCGAGGCGACCGGCTCGAACGAGTCGAACGGCTTCGACCTGCAGTCGTTCCTGTCGCTCTCCCACGTCCTGATGTTCACGGCGATCATCGCGGTCATCGACGTCGTCCTCGCGACCGCGCTCGCGACGCTCGGCGCGTTCATCTACAACCTGTCCGCGGGCTTCGTCGGTGGCGTCGAACTGACGCTGGCCGAGGACGAGTGA